Proteins encoded within one genomic window of Planctomycetia bacterium:
- a CDS encoding relaxase domain-containing protein encodes IHNSKSGGIDYILFREDPSRELELVLDGTLSSRWCMKEVPSVETLKQLAAGFHNGLPLTRNAGSPHRHEGWFVTVVADQSIQALYRAADCETKRTQIESEFLTVARRITSLLEKDGVTTRRGHQAELLSLGKLERITRDGRQLLHFHAYVFNFGRSVESGEFGALSFKKAFDLQRYYQNILTKDFANRLITKLHFDIYRRRDNGLGIRGVTKDWIASWKADSNQRLKSFKNTVGVRRQKLIDQFNRYSRVAKQQWNLEERLATWRKQGEKFGWYLRNLPTRTLRYLSEKQVERLSTRYVKRAIRWESNHANLVRPSSLVASALVESLRDERVNEASIKQAITKMMKSPRKYGLDTWKVKDTEYLILLRNSQLMRQAIMRSATMGTQQHRRHKIDKKELAHHALYLDQDNTVTLNQFATGEYLTFVPADRKQALHAIMESYASRKYRTIIVSKSPRLRPKGVDGEFVTVANFIKKTQPKKFAEIFWRVRQHRLRGIRHTAQMMDMIRRPDWKLKSRTTVLLDPSNCKAAELKVMMDYLHRKRCKVIMLSDNHIAMQMQHELKQQQQMSMKMGMKL; translated from the coding sequence GGATCCATAACTCCAAGTCTGGTGGCATCGACTACATCCTCTTCAGAGAGGATCCGAGTCGAGAACTGGAATTAGTTCTCGACGGAACGCTGAGCTCACGCTGGTGCATGAAGGAAGTCCCTTCGGTTGAAACGCTGAAACAACTTGCTGCTGGGTTCCACAACGGCTTGCCATTGACACGAAATGCGGGTAGCCCCCATCGTCATGAAGGCTGGTTCGTGACAGTGGTGGCAGATCAGTCAATCCAAGCTCTGTATCGGGCAGCTGACTGTGAAACCAAAAGAACTCAAATCGAGAGTGAATTCTTAACCGTAGCCAGACGGATCACCAGTCTGCTGGAAAAAGATGGCGTCACGACAAGACGAGGCCATCAAGCAGAACTCCTCAGTCTTGGAAAGCTGGAACGCATCACACGTGATGGCCGACAGTTGCTTCATTTCCATGCCTATGTGTTCAACTTTGGACGGAGTGTGGAAAGTGGTGAATTCGGTGCCCTCAGTTTTAAGAAGGCCTTTGATTTACAGCGTTACTATCAGAACATCCTGACAAAAGACTTCGCGAACCGCTTGATTACCAAGCTGCACTTCGATATTTACCGACGGCGGGACAACGGACTTGGGATACGAGGAGTTACCAAAGACTGGATTGCCTCATGGAAAGCTGATTCCAATCAACGTCTGAAGTCGTTTAAGAACACCGTTGGTGTCCGTCGGCAAAAACTCATTGATCAGTTCAACAGGTACTCAAGGGTCGCAAAACAGCAATGGAATCTAGAAGAGCGGTTAGCCACCTGGCGAAAACAGGGTGAGAAGTTCGGATGGTATTTGAGAAATCTTCCCACCAGAACATTGAGATATCTCAGCGAGAAGCAGGTAGAACGGCTGTCTACACGCTACGTCAAAAGGGCCATCCGGTGGGAATCCAACCATGCCAACCTGGTGCGACCCTCATCACTGGTGGCATCGGCCCTTGTAGAGTCACTTCGTGATGAACGTGTCAATGAAGCAAGTATCAAACAAGCCATCACCAAGATGATGAAAAGCCCTAGGAAGTATGGGCTCGATACCTGGAAAGTGAAGGATACTGAGTATCTGATTTTGTTGCGGAACAGTCAGTTGATGCGACAAGCGATCATGCGTTCTGCGACGATGGGCACACAACAACACCGTCGTCACAAGATTGACAAGAAGGAATTAGCTCATCACGCCCTGTATTTGGACCAAGACAACACCGTCACGCTCAACCAATTTGCCACTGGTGAGTATCTCACGTTTGTTCCAGCAGATAGAAAACAGGCACTGCATGCCATCATGGAGAGTTACGCATCCAGGAAATACCGCACCATCATCGTTTCCAAGTCGCCAAGACTCAGACCGAAAGGGGTCGATGGCGAATTTGTCACCGTTGCCAACTTCATCAAGAAGACTCAGCCCAAGAAATTTGCCGAGATCTTCTGGCGAGTCAGGCAGCATCGGTTACGAGGCATACGTCATACAGCCCAGATGATGGATATGATCCGCCGGCCTGATTGGAAATTGAAGTCACGTACAACGGTGCTGCTAGACCCATCGAACTGCAAAGCAGCAGAACTCAAAGTGATGATGGACTACCTACATCGCAAACGTTGCAAAGTCATCATGCTGTCAGATAACCACATCGCAATGCAGATGCAGCATGAACTCAAGCAACAGCAGCAGATGTCCATGAAAATGGGGATGAAGCTGTGA